Below is a window of Fimbriimonadaceae bacterium DNA.
GAAGCATTTAGCGATAGGGCGCCAAGCGGGCCTGTGAGAACTGTCTGGCTGCTCTTCGACTTGAAGTCGAACATGCTTAACGAGCCACCACCGGCGTAGAGAATGCCATCGGCAAGTCCAGCAACCAATCCATAATTCCCGGGGCCGATCGGCAGCGGGATCGCTCGGTCAGCAAGGCCGTCCCAGTCGATCTTGACGGCAGGAGTCGCGGGAGCTCCGCCTCCTGGTTGACCGCCTTGTCCGCCAGCAGGCTTCTGCCCGCCACCCTCCTCATCTACACTTGGGGTGAGAGGATTGGGCGTGTCCTTGGCAAGGGGAATGACGTAAATCCGAGAAGAGTCACTAACCTTCAAGCTGTACTCGAAGGTGCCAAAACTCGGCGTGAACGTTCTGTCGGATATGAAGAATAGATACTTGCCTGTCGTATCGAACACGGCCTGCGAATCGCTGAAAGAACCGTCGGTTACATCCTTTGTCGTACCGGTGGCCACTTCGTAAAGGGCGACCCGTCCGAACTGATTATCGCCGGCATAGGTCATTGCGATCCACTTGCTATCCGGGGACCAGTCGTAAGGGATTGGACCTGAGAACTGATTCTCCGCAACTCGGGTCAGCTTCTTCGCGGCAACATCAACCATATAAAGGCTGTATGTGCGTGTCGTGAAGGTCAGGTAACGACCGTCTGGCGACCAGTCCAACGAGAGCGGCCACAGCGCTTTGTCCGTGGTCAGGGCAACTGCTTCACCACCCATCTGGGGTTGTACATAAAGCTGATACTCGCCGGTTTTGTCACTAAAGTAAGCAATCTGCTTTCCGTCGTTCGACCACGCCACGAGCTTTTCGCGAACGTTGGGCGTTTCCGTCATGTTGCGCGTCTCGCCATTCTTGGCGGGAAGGCTAAAGACTTCGCCGCGTGCCGAAACTGCAATGCGGCTTCCACTCGGAGAAAGCGAGATGTCGGTGATGTTGCTGGCAACGCTCTGACGACTTGGTCGGGACGACACTTGGTCACTGATCACACGCGGGGCGATCTTGTCGATCTTTCCGCCCGCGATCTGATAGCGGTATACGAACCCGTCGCGCTCAAAAACGATGGACTTGCCGTCGCTCGAAGGCCAACGAATGTCGGCGTCCGTGTAGTTTGTGATCTGCGTTGTCCGCTTAGAATCGTTGTCGTAACGGAATAGGTTTACCGTTCGCTGATTCCGGTCGCTGATAAAGAAGACCGAGTTGCCGACAGCCATCGGGAACCACGAGTTCTCTTTGCCGTGGGGCAGTTCCCAATACTTGTTGTTCTTGGTGTCGTAGAACGAGATCCAGCCGTGAAGTCCACCTCGATACATGCGCCACCACTGCATGTTGACTGGTTGGCGATGATAGACGAATGTTGTGCCATCCGCCATCCACGTGCCTTGGTTGACCTCGCTGATTGCGGTGGGCTTGGGCATGCCGCCATTCGGGCTGACTAGCCATAGCTGAGCCGTAAATGCCGAGCCATAAGCGCTGGCGCAAGAGACATACTTGCCATCAGGCGTCCATCCAAGCGCATATTCGTTGCCTGGCTCGTAGGTCAGCCTTTTGGGCTCGCCTCCCTCGATGGGCATGACGTATATATCGGGGCTGCCGTCGTAAGCAGCGGTAAAGGCGACCGACTTCCCGTCGGGCGAGATTTTGGGGCGAAGCTCCTCAGCCGGATGAGACGTAAGACGCCTCGCCATTCCCCCATCGACGTTCGACGACCAAAGGTCGCCTCCATAAGCGAAGACAACCGTGTCGCCGTGGACGTCGGGATAGCGCATCAAGCGCATCTCAACCGAGTTGCCTTGTGCAGCGAGCAGCGTTGCCGCAATGCATGTGGTTACAATCAAGTGCTTCCTCCTAACAGACGTTGTCCCCATTATGAAGCCATCACCGCAATTCTCTCAGGATTGGCGGGCTTGGGGACCATCTACGTTACGCATCGTAGGTTCGAAAGCAACTCCCAGATGCACAGATAAATTTCTCGAATGTGACTTTCGACGCTTAAAAGGTTTAGTCTTGAACTAAAAACTGTACTGGTAGTTCCGCGAGTTTTTATTCAAATCGCTTCTCATATGGGGCAAACATAGTGCAATCATACGAATGCTATGCAACTCATGCCGCCTAATGAGTTCATCGATGAACACCGGCAGATTGGGGGACAACTGATCGAAGCCCTTACGTTTGAGGCCTTTGTGCTTCACATTCAGGGTCACGATGGGGATCTCTCAGATCACTTTATTCACGGCGGATGCTCCGAGGCTTATGCGAATTGGTTGGCGGCTAATGTGAAGCGCTCTTGGGCTGAAATCGTAGAATCTAATCCGGTTATCGTACGAACAAACGAAGAACTCGCTGCGAGGGCAAGCCTCGCCTTTGCCGTTGCGCTCCTTGCCGGAGCCCTGCTCGTGTGGATCCTTGTGGGATCAAACACCGTCGCCGAATGGGTTGTGGTCGGCTTTGTGTCTGTGATCGCCTTGGGGTCGTCCGTTCTTGCCGGGATCAACGCCGTGCAACTGATCCGAAGATGGATCAACCGCGCCATGGTGCGATTCTCACCGGCTATCGAGGATTAGGAAGGCCTGCGAATGCAGGCCTTTTCTTAGATGGAGGAGGAGTTATCCTTTCTGATCAAGCCGTCGAGCAACGACTTCGCTAGCTCCTGGCGCACAACACCCACGTACCAGTCGCCCAGCGATTCGTCAAGGCATTCATGCCAGTCGTACAGGTAGCCGCCGACTAAGTCGTCGGATTGCACAACATTTGATAATCCATGCCGGGGAAGCCAGATTTCGCGTAGAACCGGATAAAACTCGGACGGCATGGGTCCGAGCATGTATTGATAATCATCGGATACGTCTACGACGACGACTTTTGCGAGATTCCATTCCCACAAGTTGCCTGCGAGTTCTGCCATAGGGGAATCCATTCCTCCTTGTGATAGGGACGGAGGGATGAAAAAGAAAGCGTCAGGTGTGGACAAATCGTGGAGTCGTGAGGCGTGATTGGTGAGTCGTCGCGAGTGAGGCGGTTGTGATAGAGAGCAACGTTTGAGAAACAGCGCGAAGTCTCAGGAGCGACTTGCAGCTTTGGATGTCGAAGATTACGCAGCCCACCGGTTCTTCGGAACTCACGACTTACGCATCACGATTCACGACTTTATCGAACTGTCGTGCCTTCGGGGGCTTCTTTGTCGGGTTGGAGGAGGATCGCGCCGCCCTCTTCATCTGTGGCTGCCAGGAGCATGCCTTGGCTTTCGGTTCCGCGCAGCTTGGCGGGTTTGAGGTTGTAAACGATAACGACTTGGCGGCCGATAAGGTCCATCGGGTCGTAGTTCTTGCGGATACCGGCGACAACCTGGCGCTTCTCTTCCCCGATCACGACCTGGAGCTTGAGCAACTTGTCGGTGCCTTCCAACGGTTCGGCTTCGAGGATGCGGGCAACGCGAAGCTTGACCTTGGCGAAGTCGTCGATGGTGATGAGCTCATCTTGGGCGCTGGTGGGCTCTGATTTTGGATTTTGGATTTTGGATTTTGGATTTGCCGATTCCTGATCGTTGCTTTCTGATTTCTCGTTGTTCATTTTCTTCTTTTGATCGCCGCTTGCGGATGGCTGATCGCTGTTTTGCTTGGCTTCGATCGGCTTTTTGAGGTCGATACGCGGGAAGATGGGCTGCGGCTGTTCAAGCTTCGTACCAGCCGGGAGCGTGTCCGGATTGCCAATGTTGTCCCAGTTAAAGTCTGGCTGGCAGCCGAGTTGGGCCGCGATCATGCCGGAAACGGTTGGCATGATCGGCCAGAAAAGGGCTTCGGCGGATCGCAAGCAGAACAGCATGGACCTGATAACCGTGCCAAGCCGAGGATCGTTGTTCTTCGCGAGCGCCCAAGGGGCCGAAGAGTCAATGTATTTATTCAGAAACCTAACCAAATCGAGAGCGATCTGCGAAGTGCGGTCGATGCGAAACTCCATCATCGCGACCGCATAATTCTCTTTCGCAAGCTGGACAGCTTCCATGACATCAGGATCAATCTCTGCCTCTGGCACAACACCGTCGACAAACTTATGAGCCATCGAAAGGCTTCGGTTTAGGGCGTTTCCAAGGTCGTTGGCAAGGTCGTAGTTAAATCGTCCCTCGACCTCCTCGATCGTGTAATTCGTGTCGCCTTCGTAGGGCAAGAACGCTGCCAGCGAGTACCGCACACCATCGACAGCTGCCTCTTTGGCACAGCCCGACCGCTCGACAAGATGGCTGGCAAGCTCCATCGGGGCGATGATGTTCCCTTTGGATTTGCTAATCTTTGTGCCGCCAAAGGTGAACCACCCGTGGGCGATGACGTGCTTGGGCAGGGGCAAGCCGACGCCCATGAGCATCGCAGGCCAAAGGGTGGCATGGAAGCGGGTGTAAATCTCTTTGCCCATCCAGTGCACATCGCAAGGCCACAGGTCTTCCCAGCCGGGGTTGGGCCAACCGGTTGCGGCGATGTAGTTGATGAGGGCATCGAACCAGACGTAGATGACCTTGTCGGGATCGCCCGGCACGGGGATGCCCCATCCTGGGTTCTTGCGGGTGATGCACATATCGCGCAGCCCCGATTTGATAAAGCTGATGACTTCGTTGCGGCGGGTCGAGGGGAGCAGGAAGTCTTCGTTGGTCTCGATGTGGTCAAGGAGCTTCTGCTCAAACGCGCTGAGTTTGAAGAACCAGTTCTCCTCGGTTACCCATCGAACCTCGTTGCCGTCTGGGCTCTTGCCGTCCACTAGATCGGCTTCGCGCACGAAGGTTTCGGAGCCGACGTCGTACCAGCCCTCATATTTGTCCTGATAGACGAAACCGTTTTCGCGCAGGGTGTCGAAGAACTTCTGGACAGCCTGGATGTGACGAGGCTCGGTCGTGCGGATAAAGTCGTCGTAGTCGATATTGATGTCATTCCAGCACTCGACAAACTTGCCGCTGACCTCATCGACGAACTCCATCGTCGGCTTGCCGGACTTCTCGGCGGCTTCCATCACCTTGAGTGCATTTTCGTCAGTTCCGGTAACGAACCATGCGTCTTCGCCGCGCATCGTCTGGTAGCGGCGTGTGGCGTCGCAGACGAAGGTGGTCAGCGCGGTGCCGATGTGGGGGGCGCTGTTCACGTAGTAGATCGGCGTGGTGATGTAGTACTTTTTCGACATCGAAGGTGAATTTTACCGGGGTGGAAGACAGGTCTCACGGCGCGTTGAAGGAACCTATAAGACTTATAGGTCAAATAGGTCCTATAGGTGGCTGCCTACTACCACCGAATAATATTCGCGCCCCAGACCAAGCCAGCCCCAAAACCAACGGTCATCACAACCATTCCCGACTTGAGCCGACCCTCTTGATGCGCCTCGTAAAGCCCGAGCGGGATCGAGCCACCGCTGGTGTTTCCGTATTTGTGCACGTTCACAAAAACCTTCTCATCAGGGAGATTCAACCGGCTCGCCGCCGAGTCGATAATCCGAAGGTTCGCTTGGTGGGGAACAAAAAGATCGATATCTCCCGGTTCCAGGCCAGCCTCGTGCAAGGCTCGGCAACAGGCGTCGCCCATGGCGTGGACCGCAAAGCGATAAACCTCTGCTCCCGCCATGTAGATGGCCTCACGGGCCTGTTTGCTGTAATCTTTGCCGACCGGATATAGCGATCCACCTGCTTCATAGGTGATCGATTTCGCTCCAGATCCATCGGAGAGAAGCACAGTTTTGATCACTCCGTGGTCTGTGTTCGCCTGACCTTCGAGAACCACGGCTCCACCACCGTCTCCAAACAGGACACAGGTCGAGCGGTCTGTCCAGTCCACGTACTTACTTAGAACATCCACGCCAACGACAAGAGCGCGCTTGACGGAGCCACTCTCGATCATCCCGGTGACAGTCGCAAGCGAATAGATAAAACCAGCACAAGCCGCACCGATGTCGTACGCGCCTGCGTTCTTTGCTCCGATGTTCTCCTGAATGAGACAAGAAGTGGAGGGAAAGATCATGTCGCCGGTGACCGTTCCGCAGGCGATCAGGTCGATGTCCATCGGGTCGATACCCGCCATCTCCAAGGCTTCAAGAGCTGCCGTCGTGCCAAGCGTCGAGGAGGTCTCGTGAGGTTCGCTGATGCGCCGCTCTTTGATTCCGGTGCGCTGCACGATCCATTCGTCGGAGGTATCCACGATCTTCTCGAGATCGTGATTGGTCATGACCTTGGGGGGCACCGCATGCCCCACACCACGGATTACCGCACGAATAGACATCTGCTTCTCTCCTAGTCCTTCTTCACGCTTGCGCGCATCGTTTCGACAAGTTCATTGTCCACCGCTTTTTGAGCGAGCAACAGGGCATTCTTTATGGCTTTAGCGCTGCTCCGTCCGTGGCAGATGATGCAAACGCCGTTCAGACCGAGCAATGGAGAACCGCCTACTTCGGCGTAGTCGGTCTTCGCCCTGAGCTTTTTCACGATACCCTTGAGGGGCAGATAAGGAAGTCGTCCAAGAGGACTGTTGGGCAAAGCGTCCTTCATCATCGCTTCGATGAGCTCGCCAACACCCTCCGCCGTTTTGAGCACGATATTGCCGACGAAAGCGTCACAAACCACCACATCGCACTCGGACTTGAACATGTCCTTACCCTCGATGTTTCCCGCGAACCACTCGTGCTTTCGCAGCAAATTGTAGGCCTGCTTGGCAAAGGCATTCCCTTTGCCCTCCTCTTCGCCGATGTTCAGAAGGTGGACTTTTGGGTCCGGTCGGCCCATGATCGTTTGGGCATAGGCTCGGCCCATGAGGGCAAATTCGACGAGGTGCTCAGGATCGACATCTGGGCTTGCCCCAGCATCGAGCAGGAGAAACCCTCCCTTCCGGCAGGGCATCGTGCTGGCGATGGCAGGACGGTGAAAGCCATGCATCTGACGCCAAGAGAGCAGACAAGATGCCGTTGCCGCGCCCGTATTTCCCGCAGAAACAAAGGCCGACGCTTGCCCTTCCTTCACCAAGTTTGCCCCGACCGCCATCGAAGAGTCTTTCTTCTTGCGCAAGGCCTCCGTGGGTTTTTCGTGCATCTCGACGACTTCCGATGCCGGATGAATCGAGATATTTGGCGGACAGGGGGTTGGGAGAAACTTCTCAATCTGGTCGGGAATCCCAACAAGCAGGATCGGATGCCGCATCAAGGGAGCGGCTTGGATCGCCCCGAGCACAATCTGCTCTGGGGCATGGTCCCCACCCATCGCATCAAGGGCGATGTATCTCGGACCACTTGCACTCACTTCGTGCTACCTTCCTCCTCGTCGCCTTTTAGCAGACTTTGCAGTTTGCTAAATTCGGGACGGCCTTCGGCGGCCGAGGGTTTCAGCCCGGAGTTGGCAGCTTGCGGACAATCACCATCCCAGCCGTACTGGCAAAGCGGCTGCATGGGTGCGGAGACGATCAGGTCTTGTCGGAGGAGAGCTTGCACGTCAAGCGAATTCTCGACGAAGAGCTTGTAAGGCTCCTCCTCTTCGTCCACGCGGGCATAGTCGTTCATGCCATAGCTTGCGGGGACGCCAACAACTGGGAACTGCTCATCCACTTCAAACTCTACGGGGACTTCTATCGGTCCGCTGCAGCGCGCGCAGTCGGCGATGATCTTAGCCGTGAATGTGCCGGTGAGCAACAGGATGTTTCCGGTGCTCACAGCCTCAAGAAACCCTTGCATGGGTTCCATGAGCTCGATCTCCGGATCGTTTTCTAAATTGGTTGAGATTTCGATCGAGAGTTTCTTGCCAGGATGCTGGAGAACCTCGTTCAGATCGAGCAGGTGCTCGCGTTTCATTGGCGTGCGGGCGAGTGTACCTGTTGGAATTCTTGCGTAAATGCTGATAGACCCGTAACCCAAAGGGCGGAATAACCCGATAGGTAGTGGTGTCCATGAGTGGTTCACGCCTTGATAGCGATCATGAACGCGTTCAAGCCGTCTGGCTGACCGCAAAGAAGCTGACTCAACACCCGATGATCGAAGGATTAATCGGGCGCACGGTGATGTTTGCTCAAGTTGAGCCCCAACGCGCATCCATCATGGAGCGGCTCATCGCCCCCGACAATCCCATCCACCCAAGCCTGAAGGCCGCGCTCGACGTTTTCGTGCCCGGTGAAGAATCTATCAACGCAAAGTCAGAACAGCTTGGCGACGTCAAGGCTACCGCCATCGCACTTGCGGTTTGTTATCACCAAGTCATCCGGGTTCTATCACCGATAGCAGGGCTCGATTCATCTGCCGTCTTCAAGCAAGCTGTCGCGGTCGCAACTGCTTCCGAGATCTTTGCCGAACGGTCCTGCCGGTTTCCGCCCATCGAAGCTTTTGGCGCGGGTCTGTTTCATCATCTTGGCGTTATTCTCATGGGAGTTACCCACAATCAGAGCTATCGAGGATTGCTTTCTGCTGTGAAGGAGTCTCACGGAAATCTGGCCGATGCAGAGAAAAAAGCGTACGGCTATTCACACGACGAAACAGCAACCGTGATCGGTGAAGCATGTAACTTGCCCGCTCACATTCAGGATGGAATGGTTTGGCACGATGCTGAGCCTTCGGGCCAGCGGACGGTCGGGCTTTGCGTCAGCCTTGCAGTTCGTCACTGTCATTCCATGGGCTTCGACGCAGGACTGAGCGACACGATACCGGCGCTCGCACCCACTGGATTGCGCTGCGTTGGTGTGGGCGAACACAATTCTGACCGAATTGCCGAACTTATTCGCACACAAGTTGAAAGCTTTACACAAGTCTCCTCAGCGATCTCAAATCAGGCCGCGTAGGTTCAAATCTGAACAGAATCGTGCTCAGATATAGCATTTTCCACCTCGGATCGTCTAAAGTGCCAACGTTTGCGGTTTTATAAACCGTCAGAACAATGAACTCAATCTTGCTATACTGTAGCCACGCATCTGACCGGGCTCAGGTATTGCGCTAGAGGTGAATGGAATTTGAGGAAGTTAGCGTTCCTATGCGTAGTTGCGTCGTTAGCTATCGCCGGTTGCGGCGGTGGAGGCGGCGGTAACGGCGGTGGTGGAGGAGGCGGTGGCCTTCCACCAACAATGGCGGTTAACACCACGTTGCTGAGTGTGCCAGGCCGTGCCGACGTTACCTATAACACAGGCCAAGGCCGAGCTCCGGGATCAATTACCGGCGTTTTTCGGCACTTGTTAGTCTCCGACAATACATACAACGACATCCGAGACATCGTCGAGACACAGTTAAACCCCGCTCTCCAGATTCAGCTAGACGGATATTCGTCTCAGCAGATCGGGCTTAACGTTCCGATGACAGGCTTTTCGGTCTTGTTGAATGGTCGAAACTTTGAGACGTTCAGTCTTGAGATTGATCGACTCCGAATTGAGAATCCTAACGGCACCTACCGCGAAAAGACTGGCCCTGCAGGTCAGCCCGTGGTGTTTGAGCAGTATCCGATGTTCCTTCGCGCCTTCCCAGGCCGACGAACTGGCATCACGATCCAGCTTGACGACGCGATTCTCAACGTTGATAATTTTGACAACATCGTTTATGACGATCAGTTGTTCCAAGACCTGAACAACGACCTCAACGAGGGGATTATTCTCGGTTCGTTCAGCGACTATTTTGGGTTTGACATCAGCAATGTCACCAACAAGCCCGAAATGAGCGACACCTCGGCAGCAACACGCGTGTACTTCAGCGGTGACTTCATTGCCCTGAGCGGCAACATCGTTGCCGGTACGAACCCATTTGAAGTTCTCGTACCGTTGAATCCTCCGCTTGAGGGCCTTGTCTCGCCCCCGAACGTTACGCTAAACACAGACGGCACCTACGCTCTCCGCCAGATCGACCCGCGTGATCTGA
It encodes the following:
- a CDS encoding DUF177 domain-containing protein, giving the protein MKREHLLDLNEVLQHPGKKLSIEISTNLENDPEIELMEPMQGFLEAVSTGNILLLTGTFTAKIIADCARCSGPIEVPVEFEVDEQFPVVGVPASYGMNDYARVDEEEEPYKLFVENSLDVQALLRQDLIVSAPMQPLCQYGWDGDCPQAANSGLKPSAAEGRPEFSKLQSLLKGDEEEGSTK
- a CDS encoding ketoacyl-ACP synthase III, which produces MRAVIRGVGHAVPPKVMTNHDLEKIVDTSDEWIVQRTGIKERRISEPHETSSTLGTTAALEALEMAGIDPMDIDLIACGTVTGDMIFPSTSCLIQENIGAKNAGAYDIGAACAGFIYSLATVTGMIESGSVKRALVVGVDVLSKYVDWTDRSTCVLFGDGGGAVVLEGQANTDHGVIKTVLLSDGSGAKSITYEAGGSLYPVGKDYSKQAREAIYMAGAEVYRFAVHAMGDACCRALHEAGLEPGDIDLFVPHQANLRIIDSAASRLNLPDEKVFVNVHKYGNTSGGSIPLGLYEAHQEGRLKSGMVVMTVGFGAGLVWGANIIRW
- a CDS encoding HDOD domain-containing protein translates to MSGSRLDSDHERVQAVWLTAKKLTQHPMIEGLIGRTVMFAQVEPQRASIMERLIAPDNPIHPSLKAALDVFVPGEESINAKSEQLGDVKATAIALAVCYHQVIRVLSPIAGLDSSAVFKQAVAVATASEIFAERSCRFPPIEAFGAGLFHHLGVILMGVTHNQSYRGLLSAVKESHGNLADAEKKAYGYSHDETATVIGEACNLPAHIQDGMVWHDAEPSGQRTVGLCVSLAVRHCHSMGFDAGLSDTIPALAPTGLRCVGVGEHNSDRIAELIRTQVESFTQVSSAISNQAA
- a CDS encoding PD40 domain-containing protein: MIVTTCIAATLLAAQGNSVEMRLMRYPDVHGDTVVFAYGGDLWSSNVDGGMARRLTSHPAEELRPKISPDGKSVAFTAAYDGSPDIYVMPIEGGEPKRLTYEPGNEYALGWTPDGKYVSCASAYGSAFTAQLWLVSPNGGMPKPTAISEVNQGTWMADGTTFVYHRQPVNMQWWRMYRGGLHGWISFYDTKNNKYWELPHGKENSWFPMAVGNSVFFISDRNQRTVNLFRYDNDSKRTTQITNYTDADIRWPSSDGKSIVFERDGFVYRYQIAGGKIDKIAPRVISDQVSSRPSRQSVASNITDISLSPSGSRIAVSARGEVFSLPAKNGETRNMTETPNVREKLVAWSNDGKQIAYFSDKTGEYQLYVQPQMGGEAVALTTDKALWPLSLDWSPDGRYLTFTTRTYSLYMVDVAAKKLTRVAENQFSGPIPYDWSPDSKWIAMTYAGDNQFGRVALYEVATGTTKDVTDGSFSDSQAVFDTTGKYLFFISDRTFTPSFGTFEYSLKVSDSSRIYVIPLAKDTPNPLTPSVDEEGGGQKPAGGQGGQPGGGAPATPAVKIDWDGLADRAIPLPIGPGNYGLVAGLADGILYAGGGSLSMFDFKSKSSQTVLTGPLGALSLNASRTKFAYAGQGGLFINDLRPGVQAGQGRVNTSGMETIVDPRAEWKQMYWEAWRWERDFFYDPTHGGQDWLAIGKRYEKYLDSVQSQADLGYVLGLLISELQTGHSYIQGFGYSIPNPVPTGLLGADYEVVGNNIRIKKILRGQNFDESTRAPLTEPGVDVREGDYILAVNGKPVTAAVNVNSFLVGQVGKTVVLTVNSTPTMAGAREERVRPVSTEGALRYTDWVESRAKMVEKLSGGRIGYMHIPNTSTNGAIGLIKGFYSQVHKEAVVVDERFNGGGFIQPWFVDTLARKIRAGIHSRWGTKEWSDAVAIEGPKAMLINGYAGSGGDFFPWMFRQSKLGPLIGMRTWGGLVGISGAVPLMDGSGVTAPEFGIYDRETKTWIAENKGVDPDIMVDADPSMLSIGRDPQLEKAVEYLLDQLKKNPGKKLSPPDFNKIPPPGGGQK
- the plsX gene encoding phosphate acyltransferase PlsX is translated as MSASGPRYIALDAMGGDHAPEQIVLGAIQAAPLMRHPILLVGIPDQIEKFLPTPCPPNISIHPASEVVEMHEKPTEALRKKKDSSMAVGANLVKEGQASAFVSAGNTGAATASCLLSWRQMHGFHRPAIASTMPCRKGGFLLLDAGASPDVDPEHLVEFALMGRAYAQTIMGRPDPKVHLLNIGEEEGKGNAFAKQAYNLLRKHEWFAGNIEGKDMFKSECDVVVCDAFVGNIVLKTAEGVGELIEAMMKDALPNSPLGRLPYLPLKGIVKKLRAKTDYAEVGGSPLLGLNGVCIICHGRSSAKAIKNALLLAQKAVDNELVETMRASVKKD
- the metG gene encoding methionine--tRNA ligase; its protein translation is MSKKYYITTPIYYVNSAPHIGTALTTFVCDATRRYQTMRGEDAWFVTGTDENALKVMEAAEKSGKPTMEFVDEVSGKFVECWNDINIDYDDFIRTTEPRHIQAVQKFFDTLRENGFVYQDKYEGWYDVGSETFVREADLVDGKSPDGNEVRWVTEENWFFKLSAFEQKLLDHIETNEDFLLPSTRRNEVISFIKSGLRDMCITRKNPGWGIPVPGDPDKVIYVWFDALINYIAATGWPNPGWEDLWPCDVHWMGKEIYTRFHATLWPAMLMGVGLPLPKHVIAHGWFTFGGTKISKSKGNIIAPMELASHLVERSGCAKEAAVDGVRYSLAAFLPYEGDTNYTIEEVEGRFNYDLANDLGNALNRSLSMAHKFVDGVVPEAEIDPDVMEAVQLAKENYAVAMMEFRIDRTSQIALDLVRFLNKYIDSSAPWALAKNNDPRLGTVIRSMLFCLRSAEALFWPIMPTVSGMIAAQLGCQPDFNWDNIGNPDTLPAGTKLEQPQPIFPRIDLKKPIEAKQNSDQPSASGDQKKKMNNEKSESNDQESANPKSKIQNPKSEPTSAQDELITIDDFAKVKLRVARILEAEPLEGTDKLLKLQVVIGEEKRQVVAGIRKNYDPMDLIGRQVVIVYNLKPAKLRGTESQGMLLAATDEEGGAILLQPDKEAPEGTTVR